Proteins from a genomic interval of Rosa chinensis cultivar Old Blush chromosome 2, RchiOBHm-V2, whole genome shotgun sequence:
- the LOC112187258 gene encoding L-type lectin-domain containing receptor kinase IX.1 yields the protein MSMHAMMSLIRMATFGLHHYLNNCSIMHLIISINFLLIPLCHTLSFNISHFDNSATKILYDGDAAPSSDGSGFIELNRDEACLVGWARYAEPLHLWEGSSLAADFTTDFSFVVHFLNSSEIGDGLSFFLAPVHFTIPPNSRGPLMGLFNATTQLAVSQNQLVTVEFDTTSNPVWDPPVTHIGINDRSVRSVVNASWDPLSGKPCHARIAYNATTNNLTVLWTYEENFEANSSLSYPIDLKMSLPEWVRIGFASSTGLFHERHVIRSWEFSSSEIKSDASRRRIVLRIGVAVGAVVLFLILVLYVSYRWVVGKRIKRTRGEGIESNDSSRVALSPINSDLQILALPRQFTYQELVAATNGFAKDRRLGQGGSGQVYKGIIQDLGCAVAVKRIFAQSDKYEKIFINEVKIISRIIHKNLVQFIGWCHEQGECLLVYAYMSNSSLDTHLFGSRATLKWGFRYKIALGLASALHYLHEEAEQCVLHRDIKSANVLLDNDFSTKLGDFGIAKLVDSRLRSQTTGVVGTVVGTFGYIAPEYASEGRASKESDIFSFGVVALEIACGRTTYHDGEFHSSLYRWVWHLYLAGNLLDAADERLGVDFDQNEMECLLIVGLWCTHPNCKERPKAGQVIKVLQLEAPLPNLPHSMPDYPMPQPQQQDQSGSSQPQLSLTE from the coding sequence TAAGGATGGCAACTTTTGGTCTTCACCACTACTTGAATAATTGCAGTATTATGCACTTGATCATCTCCATCAATTTCCTCCTTATTCCCCTTTGCCATACACTTTCCTTCAATATCAGTCACTTCGATAATTCTGCAACTAAGATACTCTACGACGGCGATGCAGCGCCTTCTTCCGACGGTTCGGGATTCATTGAACTCAATAGAGATGAAGCTTGTCTTGTTGGCTGGGCGAGATATGCAGAGCCGTTGCACTTGTGGGAGGGGTCGTCACTTGCTGCAGACTTCACTACTGACTTCTCCTTCGTTGTGCACTTTCTTAACAGCAGCGAAATTGGTGATGGGCTTTCCTTCTTCCTCGCTCCGGTCCACTTTACAATTCCACCCAACTCCCGCGGTCCTTTGATGGGTTTGTTCAACGCAACCACTCAGTTGGCAGTCTCCCAAAACCAGCTTGTGACGGTTGAGTTCGACACTACATCCAATCCAGTCTGGGATCCACCGGTGACGCACATCGGGATCAACGACAGGAGCGTCAGGTCAGTTGTTAATGCCAGCTGGGATCCTCTCAGTGGGAAACCGTGTCATGCACGGATAGCGTACAATGCTACCACCAACAACCTCACTGTGCTTTGGACATACGAAGAAAATTTCGAGGCAAATTCTTCCCTTTCCTATCCTATTGACCTGAAAATGTCTCTCCCGGAGTGGGTTAGAATTGGATTTGCATCTTCTACAGGCCTTTTCCATGAGCGGCATGTTATAAGATCATGGGAATTCAGTAGTTCAGAAATAAAGTCTGATGCGAGCCGAAGGAGGATAGTCTTGAGGATTGGGGTCGCTGTAGGAGCAGTAgttcttttcttgattttggtGCTTTATGTATCCTACCGGTGGGTCGTAGGGAAGCGGATAAAGAGGACCCGTGGAGAAGGAATTGAGTCGAATGACTCCTCCAGGGTTGCATTGTCTCCCATAAATTCAGATCTTCAGATACTAGCCTTGCCAAGACAATTTACTTATCAAGAACTAGTTGCAGCCACCAATGGCTTCGCAAAAGACAGAAGGCTAGGCCAAGGAGGATCCGGACAAGTTTATAAAGGGATCATACAAGATCTAGGCTGTGCAGTTGCTGTGAAGAGAATCTTTGCACAATCCGACAAGTATGAGAAAATCTTCATCAACGAAGTCAAGATCATAAGCCGAATAATACATAAAAACTTGGTGCAGTTTATTGGATGGTGCCATGAGCAAGGCGAATGCTTACTTGTATATGCATACATGTCTAACAGTAGCCTTGACACGCATCTATTTGGCTCCAGGGCAACCTTGAAGTGGGGCTTTCGGTATAAGATAGCTTTAGGCTTGGCCTCGGCGCTTCATTATCTACACGAGGAAGCAGAGCAGTGTGTCCTTCATAGGGATATCAAATCAGCTAACGTTCTGTTGGACAACGATTTTAGCACTAAACTTGGTGATTTTGGGATTGCTAAGCTTGTGGATTCGCGGTTAAGGTCTCAGACTACAGGGGTAGTCGGGACTGTAGTCGGGACTTTTGGGTACATAGCTCCAGAATACGCTAGTGAAGGGAGGGCAAGCAAAGAATCAGATATTTTTAGCTTCGGAGTTGTGGCCTTGGAAATTGCTTGTGGAAGGACGACTTACCACGACGGAGAATTCCACTCATCGCTTTATAGGTGGGTTTGGCATTTGTACCTTGCAGGAAACTTACTGGATGCAGCTGATGAGAGATTGGGTGTAGATTTTGATCAAAATGAAATGGAGTGCTTGTTAATTGTTGGATTATGGTGCACTCATCCCAACTGCAAAGAAAGGCCAAAAGCAGGACAAGTGATTAAGGTTCTCCAGCTTGAAGCACCATTGCCAAATCTTCCACATAGCATGCCTGATTACCCAATGCCTCAACCTCAGCAACAAGATCAATCCGGTTCCTCTCAGCCTCAGTTGTCACTAACTGAGTAA